The following proteins come from a genomic window of Pocillopora verrucosa isolate sample1 chromosome 6, ASM3666991v2, whole genome shotgun sequence:
- the LOC131793715 gene encoding uncharacterized protein, which produces MDNLSFFVTIIVLALAFLVTTPARGNDSFFGLYRTTRSGPPLAINQNPVCRKAQLLHSDVVQNATLEGQLHAGNFTFLGAVKDMEECMSLCCASKRCQLAYMDNAKCYGVKCYSEELCKITTGISTNDVKISLMVRNDINRKAYVTAYIVVVVVAFGAAVSGTVWAVFIFVRRYRETGGTKSKEDEGEEGDMNAEPKVY; this is translated from the exons ATGGACAATCTTTCATTTTTCGTGACCATCATAGTTTTAGCGCTAGCCTTCTTAGTAACGACACCAGCAAGAG GAAATGACTCATTCTTTGGTCTTTATAGAA CTACACGTTCTGGTCCTCCTCTCGCCATAAATCAAAACCCCGTATGTAGAAAAGCCCAGCTTCTGCACAGCGACGTGGTACAAAATGCTACCCTGGAAGGTCAGCTGCACGCTGGGAATTTCACGTTTCTCGGTGCAGTCAAAGACATGGAAGAATGTATGTCGTTATGTTGCGCCAGTAAACGTTGTCAACTGGCATATATGGATAATGCCAAATGTTATGGCGTCAAGTGCTACAGCGAAGAATTGTGCAAGATAACAACTGGTATCTCAACAAATGACGTCAAGATATCTCTTATGGTCAGAAACGATATAAATAGAAAAG CTTACGTTACAGCATACATTGTCGTGGTAGTTGTAGCGTTTGGAGCCGCCGTTTCTGGTACAGTTTGGGCcgtctttatttttgtcagaaG ATATCGAGAGACTGgtggaacaaaatcaaaagaggaTGAGGGCGAAGAAGGAGACATGAATGCCGAGCCTAAA GTTTACTGA
- the LOC131792615 gene encoding uncharacterized protein isoform X2 has protein sequence MQEYVVEPKQSLARTAGHMDLSHLPLVGQSFSVPRDVFEEALASQISASISTSSAPEITRSFLDNPDATAARDMYHCIPRRRRSSGESSISELSECEAKRPRLSAANSVSAQIYAQEIESQNHKREIMKQLVFERIDRTKENIAWMLKMQRMRELLQYYEMSENGSTLSQKSNSQGNELHHRSPSTLTNGEHHEIAISSREENYPRSVTLKRICHASDTIQRATSHGNRLKHLPPSAQRMRRVPGINVVLDPTLQGEQNVGYFCKSYDGLAWDHQTLPRIVAVHSVTKHTSVNARNIERAPPSKPAAATQIPSTSNTVGMSDYSAKSQETHMHPLVTSLQCDTRRGTSVSSDSQDHDEVEVKIVKVCPRETHRSRSVQKRCRETSITNRTEYANRGMERPSKGGCVNGPFIAKPTVAAGYGNHSGHSYGCNSRIERIRADSEIYLSGPPSYLPVLDNSEIDQLKKQKAPPPVSAGERRNRSPDSPKLTKTIPEISAKIIETRERIKTETIKWKKMLLYKVEKRLIRKLRRVEKETGEKTEVEELREEEAPARVPKKERRRKGQSLQKRSTTMDSVTDEDEAKKSPGSDALGHFSEAEERKESVDVRVEAARDQEHEQEGIFPSTESKKEEKPAMASYYHNAKDPSTKNGDCVTNEPCQETNPSINLERLCTKKGLNIGGAEHVQTCTAERNTDSRLSEFRHDKQKSPQDFQTEKYCVKKNLNSLHSGLQNCTKEVRKTKAAAVSCERNIWAVLRGDGNF, from the exons ATGCAAGAATATGTAGTAG AGCCTAAACAAAGTTTGGCGCGGACAGCTGGACACATGGATTTAAGTCACCTTCCTCTTGTGGGCCAGTCATTTTCAGTTCCTCGAGATGTTTTCGAAGAGGCTCTGGCATCTCAAATTTCCGCTTCAATATCGACGTCTTCTGCGCCTGAAATCACGCGTTCGTTTCTGGATAATCCAGATGCTACTGCCGCTCGTGACATGTATCATTGTATTCCACGGCGTCGTCGATCGTCCGGTGAATCCTCCATCAGCGAGCTCAGTGAATGTGAAGCTAAGCGGCCTCGCCTATCAGCAGCTAACTCCGTCTCCGCGCAAATATACGCTCAGGAAATTGAAAGCCAAAATCATAAACGCGAAATTATGAAGCAATTGGTTTTTGAAAGAATTGATCGCACGAAAGAGAACATAGCGTGGATGCTGAAAATGCAGCGTATGCGGGAACTCCTTCAGTACTATGAGATGTCCGAGAATGGTTCAACCCTCAGTCAAAAAAGCAACAGTCAAGGAAATGAACTTCACCATCGCTCTCCTTCGACGCTAACTAATGGAGAACACCATGAAATTGCTATTTCATCCCGTGAAGAGAATTACCCCAGATCAGTCACACTGAAAAGAATTTGTCATGCTTCAGATACAATCCAAAGAGCCACCAGCCATGGAAACCGTCTAAAGCATTTGCCACCGTCTGCACAGAGAATGCGCCGGGTACCTGGCATCAACGTGGTATTGGATCCGACCCTGCAAGGCGAACAAAACGTTGGTTACTTTTGCAAGTCTTACGATGGACTTGCATGGGACCACCAAACCCTTCCTAGAATTGTTGCTGTCCATTCTGTAACAAAACACACATCGGTAAACGCTAGGAATATCGAACGTGCCCCTCCTTCCAAGCCAGCTGCTGCTACGCAGATCCCATCAACGTCCAACACTGTTGGAATGTCAGATTATTCAGCAAAGTCTCAGGAAACCCACATGCATCCCCTAGTCACGAGCCTGCAGTGTGACACCAGAAGAGGAACTTCTGTTTCTTCTGACTCACAAGATCACGATGAAGTTGAAGTCAAAATTGTAAAAGTTTGTCCTCGTGAGACTCACCGTTCAAGAAGCGTACAAAAGAGATGCCGGGAAACAAGCATTACAAATCGCACTGAATATGCAAATAGAGGAATGGAGCGTCCATCCAAAGGAGGATGTGTAAATGGTCCGTTCATCGCAAAGCCTACTGTCGCTGCAGGCTATGGTAACCACTCAGGACATTCTTATGGATGCAATAGCCGAATAGAAAGAATACGTGCTGATTCAGAGATTTACCTAAGTGGTCCTCCCTCGTACCTGCCAGTTCTTGACAATTCAGAGATAGACCAACTGAAGAAACAGAAAGCACCGCCACCCGTGTCGGCAGGGGAACGTCGAAACCGCAGTCCCGATTCACCAAAGCTTACAAAAACTATACCAGAGATCAGTGCAAAAATCATCGAGACTCGAGAGAGGATTAAAACTGAAACCATCAAGTGGAAGAAGATGTTACTGTATAAGGTGGAGAAGCGATTGATTCGGAAGTTAAGACGGGTTGAGAAAGAAACGGGTGAGAAGACAGAGGTGGAGGAGTTGCGAGAGGAGGAGGCTCCAGCGCGAGTTCCAAAGAAGGAGAGGAGGCGAAAGGGCCAAAGCTTGCAAAAACGAAGCACCACTATGGATAGCGTGACGGATGAGGATGAGGCCAAAAAATCCCCTGGGAGTGACGCTTTAGGACATTTTTCTGAagcagaagaaagaaaagagtcGGTTGATGTGCGAGTGGAAGCTGCACGAGACCAAGAACACGAGCAAGAGGGCATTTTTCCATCgactgaaagtaaaaaagaagaaaaacccGCCATGGCCAGCTACTACCATAATGCTAAAGACCCCAGTACGAAAAACGGAGACTGCGTGACAAACGAACCATGTCAAGAAACAAATCCCTCTATCAACCTAGAGAGATTGTGTACAAAGAAAGGCTTGAATATTGGAGGCGCTGAACACGTCCAAACTTGCACAGCGGAAAGGAACACGGACTCTCGATTATCAGAATTCAGACATGACAAACAAAAGTCGCCACAAGATTTCCAAACTGAAAAGTATTGCGTGAAAAAGAATTTGAACTCATTACACAGTGGACTTCAAAACTGTACAAAAGAAGTACGTAAAACGAAAGCAGCGGCTGTAAGTTGCGAGAGAAATATATGGGCAGTACTTAGAGGGGACGGAAATTTCTGA
- the LOC131792615 gene encoding uncharacterized protein isoform X1, translating into MANRNGNSSENSFNIPIPQSELYQRSTPNESTVNVSGVTRSKKFSYVLEPKQSLARTAGHMDLSHLPLVGQSFSVPRDVFEEALASQISASISTSSAPEITRSFLDNPDATAARDMYHCIPRRRRSSGESSISELSECEAKRPRLSAANSVSAQIYAQEIESQNHKREIMKQLVFERIDRTKENIAWMLKMQRMRELLQYYEMSENGSTLSQKSNSQGNELHHRSPSTLTNGEHHEIAISSREENYPRSVTLKRICHASDTIQRATSHGNRLKHLPPSAQRMRRVPGINVVLDPTLQGEQNVGYFCKSYDGLAWDHQTLPRIVAVHSVTKHTSVNARNIERAPPSKPAAATQIPSTSNTVGMSDYSAKSQETHMHPLVTSLQCDTRRGTSVSSDSQDHDEVEVKIVKVCPRETHRSRSVQKRCRETSITNRTEYANRGMERPSKGGCVNGPFIAKPTVAAGYGNHSGHSYGCNSRIERIRADSEIYLSGPPSYLPVLDNSEIDQLKKQKAPPPVSAGERRNRSPDSPKLTKTIPEISAKIIETRERIKTETIKWKKMLLYKVEKRLIRKLRRVEKETGEKTEVEELREEEAPARVPKKERRRKGQSLQKRSTTMDSVTDEDEAKKSPGSDALGHFSEAEERKESVDVRVEAARDQEHEQEGIFPSTESKKEEKPAMASYYHNAKDPSTKNGDCVTNEPCQETNPSINLERLCTKKGLNIGGAEHVQTCTAERNTDSRLSEFRHDKQKSPQDFQTEKYCVKKNLNSLHSGLQNCTKEVRKTKAAAVSCERNIWAVLRGDGNF; encoded by the coding sequence AGCCTAAACAAAGTTTGGCGCGGACAGCTGGACACATGGATTTAAGTCACCTTCCTCTTGTGGGCCAGTCATTTTCAGTTCCTCGAGATGTTTTCGAAGAGGCTCTGGCATCTCAAATTTCCGCTTCAATATCGACGTCTTCTGCGCCTGAAATCACGCGTTCGTTTCTGGATAATCCAGATGCTACTGCCGCTCGTGACATGTATCATTGTATTCCACGGCGTCGTCGATCGTCCGGTGAATCCTCCATCAGCGAGCTCAGTGAATGTGAAGCTAAGCGGCCTCGCCTATCAGCAGCTAACTCCGTCTCCGCGCAAATATACGCTCAGGAAATTGAAAGCCAAAATCATAAACGCGAAATTATGAAGCAATTGGTTTTTGAAAGAATTGATCGCACGAAAGAGAACATAGCGTGGATGCTGAAAATGCAGCGTATGCGGGAACTCCTTCAGTACTATGAGATGTCCGAGAATGGTTCAACCCTCAGTCAAAAAAGCAACAGTCAAGGAAATGAACTTCACCATCGCTCTCCTTCGACGCTAACTAATGGAGAACACCATGAAATTGCTATTTCATCCCGTGAAGAGAATTACCCCAGATCAGTCACACTGAAAAGAATTTGTCATGCTTCAGATACAATCCAAAGAGCCACCAGCCATGGAAACCGTCTAAAGCATTTGCCACCGTCTGCACAGAGAATGCGCCGGGTACCTGGCATCAACGTGGTATTGGATCCGACCCTGCAAGGCGAACAAAACGTTGGTTACTTTTGCAAGTCTTACGATGGACTTGCATGGGACCACCAAACCCTTCCTAGAATTGTTGCTGTCCATTCTGTAACAAAACACACATCGGTAAACGCTAGGAATATCGAACGTGCCCCTCCTTCCAAGCCAGCTGCTGCTACGCAGATCCCATCAACGTCCAACACTGTTGGAATGTCAGATTATTCAGCAAAGTCTCAGGAAACCCACATGCATCCCCTAGTCACGAGCCTGCAGTGTGACACCAGAAGAGGAACTTCTGTTTCTTCTGACTCACAAGATCACGATGAAGTTGAAGTCAAAATTGTAAAAGTTTGTCCTCGTGAGACTCACCGTTCAAGAAGCGTACAAAAGAGATGCCGGGAAACAAGCATTACAAATCGCACTGAATATGCAAATAGAGGAATGGAGCGTCCATCCAAAGGAGGATGTGTAAATGGTCCGTTCATCGCAAAGCCTACTGTCGCTGCAGGCTATGGTAACCACTCAGGACATTCTTATGGATGCAATAGCCGAATAGAAAGAATACGTGCTGATTCAGAGATTTACCTAAGTGGTCCTCCCTCGTACCTGCCAGTTCTTGACAATTCAGAGATAGACCAACTGAAGAAACAGAAAGCACCGCCACCCGTGTCGGCAGGGGAACGTCGAAACCGCAGTCCCGATTCACCAAAGCTTACAAAAACTATACCAGAGATCAGTGCAAAAATCATCGAGACTCGAGAGAGGATTAAAACTGAAACCATCAAGTGGAAGAAGATGTTACTGTATAAGGTGGAGAAGCGATTGATTCGGAAGTTAAGACGGGTTGAGAAAGAAACGGGTGAGAAGACAGAGGTGGAGGAGTTGCGAGAGGAGGAGGCTCCAGCGCGAGTTCCAAAGAAGGAGAGGAGGCGAAAGGGCCAAAGCTTGCAAAAACGAAGCACCACTATGGATAGCGTGACGGATGAGGATGAGGCCAAAAAATCCCCTGGGAGTGACGCTTTAGGACATTTTTCTGAagcagaagaaagaaaagagtcGGTTGATGTGCGAGTGGAAGCTGCACGAGACCAAGAACACGAGCAAGAGGGCATTTTTCCATCgactgaaagtaaaaaagaagaaaaacccGCCATGGCCAGCTACTACCATAATGCTAAAGACCCCAGTACGAAAAACGGAGACTGCGTGACAAACGAACCATGTCAAGAAACAAATCCCTCTATCAACCTAGAGAGATTGTGTACAAAGAAAGGCTTGAATATTGGAGGCGCTGAACACGTCCAAACTTGCACAGCGGAAAGGAACACGGACTCTCGATTATCAGAATTCAGACATGACAAACAAAAGTCGCCACAAGATTTCCAAACTGAAAAGTATTGCGTGAAAAAGAATTTGAACTCATTACACAGTGGACTTCAAAACTGTACAAAAGAAGTACGTAAAACGAAAGCAGCGGCTGTAAGTTGCGAGAGAAATATATGGGCAGTACTTAGAGGGGACGGAAATTTCTGA
- the LOC131792615 gene encoding uncharacterized protein isoform X3 encodes MDLSHLPLVGQSFSVPRDVFEEALASQISASISTSSAPEITRSFLDNPDATAARDMYHCIPRRRRSSGESSISELSECEAKRPRLSAANSVSAQIYAQEIESQNHKREIMKQLVFERIDRTKENIAWMLKMQRMRELLQYYEMSENGSTLSQKSNSQGNELHHRSPSTLTNGEHHEIAISSREENYPRSVTLKRICHASDTIQRATSHGNRLKHLPPSAQRMRRVPGINVVLDPTLQGEQNVGYFCKSYDGLAWDHQTLPRIVAVHSVTKHTSVNARNIERAPPSKPAAATQIPSTSNTVGMSDYSAKSQETHMHPLVTSLQCDTRRGTSVSSDSQDHDEVEVKIVKVCPRETHRSRSVQKRCRETSITNRTEYANRGMERPSKGGCVNGPFIAKPTVAAGYGNHSGHSYGCNSRIERIRADSEIYLSGPPSYLPVLDNSEIDQLKKQKAPPPVSAGERRNRSPDSPKLTKTIPEISAKIIETRERIKTETIKWKKMLLYKVEKRLIRKLRRVEKETGEKTEVEELREEEAPARVPKKERRRKGQSLQKRSTTMDSVTDEDEAKKSPGSDALGHFSEAEERKESVDVRVEAARDQEHEQEGIFPSTESKKEEKPAMASYYHNAKDPSTKNGDCVTNEPCQETNPSINLERLCTKKGLNIGGAEHVQTCTAERNTDSRLSEFRHDKQKSPQDFQTEKYCVKKNLNSLHSGLQNCTKEVRKTKAAAVSCERNIWAVLRGDGNF; translated from the coding sequence ATGGATTTAAGTCACCTTCCTCTTGTGGGCCAGTCATTTTCAGTTCCTCGAGATGTTTTCGAAGAGGCTCTGGCATCTCAAATTTCCGCTTCAATATCGACGTCTTCTGCGCCTGAAATCACGCGTTCGTTTCTGGATAATCCAGATGCTACTGCCGCTCGTGACATGTATCATTGTATTCCACGGCGTCGTCGATCGTCCGGTGAATCCTCCATCAGCGAGCTCAGTGAATGTGAAGCTAAGCGGCCTCGCCTATCAGCAGCTAACTCCGTCTCCGCGCAAATATACGCTCAGGAAATTGAAAGCCAAAATCATAAACGCGAAATTATGAAGCAATTGGTTTTTGAAAGAATTGATCGCACGAAAGAGAACATAGCGTGGATGCTGAAAATGCAGCGTATGCGGGAACTCCTTCAGTACTATGAGATGTCCGAGAATGGTTCAACCCTCAGTCAAAAAAGCAACAGTCAAGGAAATGAACTTCACCATCGCTCTCCTTCGACGCTAACTAATGGAGAACACCATGAAATTGCTATTTCATCCCGTGAAGAGAATTACCCCAGATCAGTCACACTGAAAAGAATTTGTCATGCTTCAGATACAATCCAAAGAGCCACCAGCCATGGAAACCGTCTAAAGCATTTGCCACCGTCTGCACAGAGAATGCGCCGGGTACCTGGCATCAACGTGGTATTGGATCCGACCCTGCAAGGCGAACAAAACGTTGGTTACTTTTGCAAGTCTTACGATGGACTTGCATGGGACCACCAAACCCTTCCTAGAATTGTTGCTGTCCATTCTGTAACAAAACACACATCGGTAAACGCTAGGAATATCGAACGTGCCCCTCCTTCCAAGCCAGCTGCTGCTACGCAGATCCCATCAACGTCCAACACTGTTGGAATGTCAGATTATTCAGCAAAGTCTCAGGAAACCCACATGCATCCCCTAGTCACGAGCCTGCAGTGTGACACCAGAAGAGGAACTTCTGTTTCTTCTGACTCACAAGATCACGATGAAGTTGAAGTCAAAATTGTAAAAGTTTGTCCTCGTGAGACTCACCGTTCAAGAAGCGTACAAAAGAGATGCCGGGAAACAAGCATTACAAATCGCACTGAATATGCAAATAGAGGAATGGAGCGTCCATCCAAAGGAGGATGTGTAAATGGTCCGTTCATCGCAAAGCCTACTGTCGCTGCAGGCTATGGTAACCACTCAGGACATTCTTATGGATGCAATAGCCGAATAGAAAGAATACGTGCTGATTCAGAGATTTACCTAAGTGGTCCTCCCTCGTACCTGCCAGTTCTTGACAATTCAGAGATAGACCAACTGAAGAAACAGAAAGCACCGCCACCCGTGTCGGCAGGGGAACGTCGAAACCGCAGTCCCGATTCACCAAAGCTTACAAAAACTATACCAGAGATCAGTGCAAAAATCATCGAGACTCGAGAGAGGATTAAAACTGAAACCATCAAGTGGAAGAAGATGTTACTGTATAAGGTGGAGAAGCGATTGATTCGGAAGTTAAGACGGGTTGAGAAAGAAACGGGTGAGAAGACAGAGGTGGAGGAGTTGCGAGAGGAGGAGGCTCCAGCGCGAGTTCCAAAGAAGGAGAGGAGGCGAAAGGGCCAAAGCTTGCAAAAACGAAGCACCACTATGGATAGCGTGACGGATGAGGATGAGGCCAAAAAATCCCCTGGGAGTGACGCTTTAGGACATTTTTCTGAagcagaagaaagaaaagagtcGGTTGATGTGCGAGTGGAAGCTGCACGAGACCAAGAACACGAGCAAGAGGGCATTTTTCCATCgactgaaagtaaaaaagaagaaaaacccGCCATGGCCAGCTACTACCATAATGCTAAAGACCCCAGTACGAAAAACGGAGACTGCGTGACAAACGAACCATGTCAAGAAACAAATCCCTCTATCAACCTAGAGAGATTGTGTACAAAGAAAGGCTTGAATATTGGAGGCGCTGAACACGTCCAAACTTGCACAGCGGAAAGGAACACGGACTCTCGATTATCAGAATTCAGACATGACAAACAAAAGTCGCCACAAGATTTCCAAACTGAAAAGTATTGCGTGAAAAAGAATTTGAACTCATTACACAGTGGACTTCAAAACTGTACAAAAGAAGTACGTAAAACGAAAGCAGCGGCTGTAAGTTGCGAGAGAAATATATGGGCAGTACTTAGAGGGGACGGAAATTTCTGA